The following proteins are encoded in a genomic region of Pyxicephalus adspersus chromosome 9, UCB_Pads_2.0, whole genome shotgun sequence:
- the POLR2L gene encoding DNA-directed RNA polymerases I, II, and III subunit RPABC5, with translation MIIPVRCFTCGKIVGNKWEAYLGLLQAEYTEGDALDALGLKRYCCRRMLLAHVDLIEKLLNYAPLEK, from the exons ATGATTATCCCAGTCAGATGCTTCACATGTGGAAAAATCGTTGGAAATAAGTGGGAGGCTTATCTTGGTCTACTGCAGGCCGAATACACAGAAGG AGATGCATTGGATGCTTTAGGCTTGAAGAGGTATTGCTGTCGCCGTATGCTTCTGGCTCATGTGGATCTGAtagaaaagcttttaaattatGCTCCGCTGGAAAAATGA